From a region of the Chromatiales bacterium genome:
- a CDS encoding OmpA family protein gives MKMKLFLIGLSTLFAMSGCASMSNTWDWFFDDDDEVVEISAEEEIMEEEFDEEFDIEFDEEFNDEFDEEFSDEFDEEFSDEFDEEFSDEFDEEYGDEPRRRQVTGASLPRAIVYFDYKSTVVPATSINLLQLHSQYLINNGGSVTLVGHSDAVASARYNKELALKRAQAVAEILVQMGVSPSAIRVDSRGKEELAVEGNSPYANAMNRRVELRYE, from the coding sequence ATGAAAATGAAGTTATTTTTGATCGGGTTGTCGACACTATTTGCCATGTCTGGATGTGCTAGTATGTCTAATACTTGGGATTGGTTCTTTGATGATGATGACGAGGTAGTTGAAATTAGTGCCGAAGAAGAAATAATGGAGGAGGAGTTTGACGAAGAGTTCGATATAGAATTTGATGAAGAGTTTAACGATGAGTTTGATGAAGAGTTTAGCGACGAGTTTGATGAAGAGTTTAGCGACGAGTTTGATGAAGAGTTTAGCGACGAGTTTGATGAAGAATACGGTGATGAACCGAGGCGAAGGCAGGTAACTGGGGCATCTTTGCCTCGTGCAATTGTTTACTTTGATTATAAAAGCACCGTAGTACCGGCAACAAGTATTAACTTATTGCAACTGCACTCTCAGTATCTTATCAACAATGGAGGCAGTGTAACTTTGGTGGGACATTCTGATGCAGTGGCATCTGCGCGTTATAACAAAGAACTAGCTTTGAAAAGAGCACAAGCCGTTGCCGAGATATTGGTGCAGATGGGTGTATCACCTTCTGCTATAAGGGTCGATAGTCGTGGTAAGGAAGAATTGGCCGTGGAAGGCAATAGCCCTTACGCAAATGCTATGAACAGAAGAGTGGAACTTCGCTACGAATAA
- a CDS encoding iron-sulfur cluster assembly accessory protein, giving the protein MSRDDSTIKITDAAAHQIQQSLKPQEMKAMSLRLAIMRNTDGSFHYAMGLDDQNYEDDLKLQSNNINIVVNSAMLGMLRGMTIDYVELEKEQYKFIFLNPNDPSYIPPTDTT; this is encoded by the coding sequence ATGAGCAGAGACGATAGTACGATAAAAATTACTGATGCCGCGGCTCATCAAATACAGCAATCGCTAAAACCGCAAGAAATGAAAGCAATGAGCTTGAGATTGGCGATAATGCGCAATACGGATGGTAGCTTTCATTATGCAATGGGTTTAGATGACCAAAACTATGAAGATGATCTCAAATTGCAGAGTAATAATATCAATATAGTTGTCAATAGTGCCATGCTTGGTATGCTTAGAGGCATGACCATAGATTATGTAGAACTGGAAAAAGAACAATACAAATTTATATTCTTAAACCCTAACGATCCTTCGTACATACCACCCACTGATACGACCTAG
- the gmk gene encoding guanylate kinase, with protein MKLQIPTDNRLFIVSAPSGSGKTSLIKRALAELKNLKLSVSHTTRLPRPRERDGRDYFFVDESTFQSMIEDGEFLEYAMVFGAYYGTSRLLIEHELAKGHDIIMEIDWQGARQIRNYYPDTFSIFILPPSLEVLQERLHRRAQDSRAVIASRMKQARFEAKHYNEYNYTVINDDFERASAELISILAKRGEQSVLEKAEKLLDKTVRALNL; from the coding sequence ATGAAACTGCAAATTCCTACCGATAATCGCCTTTTTATAGTATCTGCACCATCTGGTAGCGGCAAAACTAGTCTGATTAAAAGAGCTTTAGCGGAATTAAAAAACCTCAAGTTGTCAGTCTCACATACTACTCGCCTCCCCAGACCTAGAGAAAGAGATGGGCGCGATTATTTTTTTGTTGATGAAAGTACCTTTCAATCAATGATTGAGGACGGCGAATTTTTGGAATATGCGATGGTATTCGGCGCATACTATGGCACATCTAGGTTATTGATAGAACACGAATTAGCAAAAGGACACGACATTATAATGGAAATAGATTGGCAGGGTGCTAGACAGATAAGGAATTATTACCCTGACACTTTTTCTATTTTTATTTTACCACCCTCACTGGAGGTGTTACAGGAACGGTTACATAGACGTGCCCAGGACTCTAGAGCAGTAATCGCTTCTCGCATGAAGCAAGCGAGATTTGAGGCAAAACATTACAATGAATATAATTACACGGTCATAAACGACGATTTTGAACGTGCGAGTGCCGAGTTAATTAGTATTCTAGCAAAGAGAGGGGAACAAAGTGTGCTAGAAAAAGCCGAGAAATTACTTGATAAAACAGTTAGAGCATTAAATCTATGA
- a CDS encoding S24 family peptidase has protein sequence MDDLLVDSGCNENESFALRVLGDSMSPEFPDGSIIIIDPSNDAKDGDYIIAEVDGEFIFRQLRIEEKRYLIKALNPGYPDIDITDMKNIKGIISQRAGTRRKHRKHYC, from the coding sequence ATGGATGACTTACTCGTTGACTCAGGTTGCAACGAAAACGAATCGTTTGCTTTGCGCGTACTAGGAGATAGTATGTCACCGGAGTTTCCTGACGGTTCAATCATCATCATAGACCCCTCTAACGATGCCAAGGACGGTGACTATATTATTGCCGAAGTGGATGGTGAGTTTATTTTCAGACAATTGCGTATAGAGGAAAAAAGATATTTAATCAAAGCATTAAACCCCGGTTATCCAGACATTGATATAACCGATATGAAAAATATTAAAGGTATAATCTCGCAACGCGCAGGTACCCGGCGCAAACACAGAAAACATTATTGCTAA
- the gmd gene encoding GDP-mannose 4,6-dehydratase, giving the protein MSKCALITGITGQDGAYLADLLLEKGYTVHGIKRRSSLFNTQRVDHLYNKFHEHGHGFHMHHGDMTDASSLIHIIQKAQPDEIYNIAAQSHVQVSFEEPEYTANSDALGPLRMLEAIRTLSSDNSIRYYQASTSEMYGRTTQSPQNEDTPFHPCSPYAAAKLYAYWITVIYREAYGIYAANGILFNHESKKRGETFVTRKITRGLARIKCGLQNHIALGNLNALRDWGHASDYVEAQWLILQQEKPKDYVIALGEQRSVREFTEAAAQRLDMSIEWHGSGIDEQGIDSKTGKMVIKVDPRYFRPFELPALKGDASLAHTELGWQPKITFDELVDEMIAEDIRLAEFEKLVQ; this is encoded by the coding sequence ATGAGTAAATGTGCCTTAATAACTGGTATTACAGGACAAGATGGTGCTTATCTTGCCGATCTTTTATTAGAGAAAGGCTATACTGTACACGGAATTAAACGACGCTCGTCCTTATTCAATACGCAACGCGTAGATCACTTATACAATAAGTTTCACGAGCATGGTCATGGATTTCACATGCACCATGGCGATATGACTGATGCTAGTAGCTTGATTCATATCATACAAAAAGCGCAACCTGATGAGATTTACAATATTGCTGCACAGTCGCATGTCCAAGTCTCTTTTGAAGAACCTGAATACACTGCAAACTCAGATGCTTTGGGGCCGCTTCGTATGCTGGAAGCGATTCGTACTTTAAGTAGCGATAACTCAATACGCTACTACCAAGCATCAACTTCCGAGATGTACGGTAGAACTACACAAAGCCCGCAAAACGAGGATACTCCGTTTCACCCCTGCTCTCCATACGCTGCAGCCAAGTTATATGCCTATTGGATTACGGTGATTTATCGAGAAGCCTACGGTATTTATGCAGCCAACGGCATTCTATTCAATCACGAATCAAAGAAGCGTGGAGAAACTTTCGTTACTCGAAAAATAACGCGCGGACTTGCCCGAATTAAGTGTGGTCTGCAAAATCATATCGCGTTAGGCAACCTCAATGCGTTGCGCGACTGGGGACACGCCAGCGACTATGTGGAAGCACAATGGCTCATACTACAGCAAGAAAAACCTAAAGATTATGTAATTGCGCTGGGCGAACAACGGTCGGTCCGCGAGTTCACTGAGGCCGCCGCACAACGTCTAGATATGTCGATAGAGTGGCACGGTAGCGGCATTGACGAACAGGGTATTGATAGCAAAACTGGGAAGATGGTTATCAAAGTAGACCCACGCTACTTTCGCCCCTTTGAACTGCCAGCTTTGAAAGGAGATGCTTCGCTTGCTCACACAGAGTTGGGTTGGCAGCCAAAAATTACTTTTGATGAACTCGTCGATGAGATGATCGCAGAAGATATCAGACTTGCAGAATTTGAAAAGCTAGTTCAATAA